Part of the Canis aureus isolate CA01 chromosome 3, VMU_Caureus_v.1.0, whole genome shotgun sequence genome, CCATATAGTAATATGCCAAGCAAAATAATATTCCCAGGACTTAGTACATGATATAACTTCAACCCAACTGCTATTCTAAACAAAAACTATGTAAGAGAAGGAGGTTCTCTGGGGTCAGAGTGCAGGCAGAGAAATGTGAGAGAAGAGAAGTAAATCTTCACATTAGCTATCAGAATGCCAGTCAGCCTGTGTAGGTTGCCTGGAGCCCATAAACTGTGGATTTGGACTTCATATTCAATTGTGAGAAGTATCTTACTGCAAGGTTTATTATGGTATTGGGCTGCCATATCCTGGGGAAGAATTCACAGAGAGATACTTCTTCTTTAATAGAGGATTTTCAGGTATTCctgtttattgcaatattataaaaatgtacacTGGTGACCCCTAATTTCCAGGTCTTTCAGCAGTTTTCCAGAGGTAAACTTACTCATTCCTATGTTATTATGAACAGTGGtgatatttaatgatatttagTGGCGGTATTTAGGTCCAAGAACCTTGCATCTTCTGTCTTGCAAAATGTTGTCATTGTCTCTGTAATGTATCCTCATTATaccacttgtcttctatatccttaaaataaataaatccaattatTTGGTTGACTGGTATCCTTGGCTTGTGTTTAGTAgctaatatttcaattttttaatatattttttaaagattttgtttattatttatgagagacacacagagagaggggcagagacacaggcagagggagaagcaggctccacgcagggagcccaacgtgggactcgatccaaggtctccaggatcacgccctaggctgaaggcagtgctaaaccgctgagccacccggactgccctagTAGCTAGTATTTCAACTAGCTAGCACCAAACAAGTGAAAGAggaatttttattgttgttgttgttattggaTAATTCAGCAAGGATTCATATGAAGAAATACTTATTTATGTCTCTTTGTCATCTCTCATTTGCATTCCTTTCTCTATCCATACTCCCATTTACTCAACCAGAGAAGTTGGTCCACGGTTAcaagatagctttttttttaaagattttatttattcattaatgagagagagagagagagagagagagagagaggcagagacacaggcagagggagaagcagactccacgcagggagcccgacgtgggactcgatccaaggtctccaggatcacgccctaggctgaaggcagtgctaagccgctgagccacccaggctgccccacaagATACCTTTATGAAATCACAGAATTCGTATTTCAGAGTTGGAAAGAACATGGAAGTCATTTAGCCCAATGGAAGAACCTTATTTTGATATCTTTTATATCTCCTTTCTTAAAAAGGGATGCGGCTCCTCAATAAGATATGGTCCTAGTATGATCATTTTATCCTATGGTCCTATCTTTTGTCATATTCTCAACAAGATAGATGCTATATGCTTTATTCAGTCTGTGAGAATGTCATTCTTACATAAATAAGGAAGATGAGAAAGCTCTTCCTTATAGTAGAGAGCCAATTAGTAAGAATAATAGGAATGATTATATTGGAAAATCATTATTTGGCAGCCATCATAATACTTGATTCAGGCAAGAACCACATATGGATGCTAAAACTAGCAGGTAAAAATTTAAGGAGTAACAGAATATTTACATAATCTCAAAGTACACTTCTTCCCCATGAAAGATCACTATTGATTAGGCAAGTAAAATAATAACTTTGTACTTGAGTCATCTGGCAGATACTACCTTAATCAAATGTTCAAAATTAACCTCATTAGTTATAAGACAAAGAGCCTAAGCCAAAGCAAAAGCCTCCTGGTATGATACGTTGGGAAGAACAAAGCATCATTTCTGAGTTAGTTCCTCCCAAAATACATAACCTGAACCTAATGAGGAGGAAGCATCAGACAAACTCAAATTGATGGATATCCTACAAAATGCCAggcataaaattttcaaaaacatgaGTATCTTGGAATATAAAGCATGACACAGGAACTATTCTTgatgaaaggaaaccagagagaAATAACTTTATGCAATGCATAATTCCTGGAAGTTTTTAAACTATATAGGCCACTATTGGAATAATTAGTAAAATCTAAAGAATGTCTATAGATTAGATAGCAGTACTGTATTAACGTTAATTTCCTAGTTTTAATAACTGTATTATAGTTATGTAAGGGGGTGTCCTGAGTTTTAGAACACACTCTAAATAAGGTACGTAGGAAAAAGGCACTATGTCTGCAACTCATCATATCTACAACGAAAtagctcagaaaaaaatgaatatacacacctatgtgtgtgtatgatatatatatgtatatttgtactTATAAATAGGGAGAATAAGGCAAATATAATGAAAACAGTTTTGGGAATCTGAGTGTGGAGTGTACATGGATTTTTTTGTACTAATTcaactttttgttaaatttcgattatgtctaaatttaaaaagtcaatttaatGGAGCTTCTATGGGTGCTTCATCACAACAGGAAAACTAGACATcttttatattagaattttttttagaattttttaatgttaaaaccTTTGTATGTTTTATGTTAGGAGAAATAAAAGTTCAGATTCACTGGAGATGCCTCCTACAACAAAATGatgaattatgttttattttagtagTTTTATTGTCCTGATGACTTGCCTAGAAATTAACCAAAGTTCTGTAGCATCGAGATCATCCATAGATTTCTCAGTTAGCATTTATAAGTTTGCGAGATGAAAAAGAACTGACCTGCAAATCAAAAAAACTGGATTCTACCTTTGGTTTTGCCAAAGAAATATCTCAGCCCAGGCTCTTTAGCCTATAAACCTGGCTCTTCAACAGAAGGTGAAGAAATTCGAAGAAAGAAGAGATACAGGACTGGCTGGTATTACATTTTAATACACATTGTAGGAAAACTGTTAAAATTCAACCACTGCAACTTTACAAGTGTTCATTATCTTTTAGTATTGCCATGTGTTTCTTCACAGTGACAAGTGATAAAATGCTTAAAacgtgtgtttctgtgtgtgtgtttaaagaacaTGAGTAGaggttttttatttaagtattttttaaaaaatttttatttatttatgatagtcacagagagagagagagagagattgagagagagaggcagagacataggcagagggagaagcaggctccatgtaccgggagcccgatgtgggattcgatcccgggtctccagaatcgcaccctgggccaaaggcaggcgctaaatcgctgcgtcacccagggatcccatgagtaGAGGTTTTAAAACATATGCTTATTTCAGCACTTGCCAAGGGGGTAGttctgggaagaaaatgaaagtgtTCACATTTAGGAAGATGGAAAGCTAGGAGCACAAATCTTTGGAgtctggaggaagagagaggtgaAGGAGTATGAATGCTACTGACAGCATCATGGCAGGGCTTAAAGAACTGGGTTAACTCTTGTGTTTTCCAattaacagaatattttaaatgatagcaACTTTCCTATAATGGAAGTTATTAATTTTGGTGAAATTTATAATACAGTGATAAGGGAAAATCGAACCATGGTTTACATTTTATCCTTTAACATTTGAcatgtttattatttcaattcaattGTTCCTTATCTGGATAGGCCTTCCGTGAGTGTAACAAAGGTTGcttgaaatttgatttttagcCAGAGTGACCACTTAATTGCTTGTAAGGTACAATTACAATATCTCACACTAGAGAATTTTATATAGCAAACCACAAAGCACTGGTGATTGGCATTTCTGTCACTGGAGTCCATTCAATATCTTCTAACAGCTCACGCCACAGTGTGAGGCTATACCTTCTACCTGGAGAACTTATTTTCAAGCATTTGCTGATAAACAGGAACTGaagataaggaaaggaagaaaataatcattCTATTATGAAGAATGCTGTTTTACTCCTAAAATACAGCTGGtttgctttccctctctccctctctttttctatttctttcattctctttctttattccttcctcttctttctttctttcttttttctttttgttttagtgcAAAAAGGAAGGATATTGAGTTctgatattctattttattctgagCTTTCTTGACTTTCTTTCCAACCTTCCCTCTTTCTAGATTTTTGTGAATGTGCTTTTAACTGAGATTATGAGATTATGTTCTCTTAATTTTCAGAGATTAAACAACTAAGAAATGCTTTAGGGATGACGGTGGTTCTGGGAAAGAATTCCATGAAGTGTAAGAATCAGCTCATTCTAAATAAAGTGACCCTATTAATCatctttcattataaaatagagggaaacaggaaacaggcacatattttaaaacttagtgAAGTTAATTAGTAGATTGGCTCAgagtatatttaatttaaatacctTGGAACCTGCAAATGGGAATTTGTCCTAAGAAATGGAGAATCAAATTTTGCCCAGCAAAGCTTTAGGTTTTTCTCACTTATTCTCCACAGCAAAGCCTCTCTTATGAAATACATTCCTCAGGGCTGATTTTACATCCTTATTCCTCAGGCTGTAGATGAGTGGGTTCAGCATAGGGGTTACAAGATTATTCAATATCTGAATTATTGCACCGAGCAAGGCACTGGGATTGGGCTGGAGATAGATGATGATTACTGGTCCATAAGCACAAAGAATTGCAGTGATGTGGGCACTGCAAGTGGAGAAGGCTCTCTGCCTGCCTTCTGCCGAACGGATTTTTGATATGGAGATCCCAATGTGAGTGTAGGAAACAAGGatgagaaaaaagcaaatgagagaCAGAAGACCAACATTTGTGAAACCTACCCTCTGGGCTAGAGATGTATCACCACAGGCTAGAGGTAGGACTGCAGGTATGTCACAGAAGTAGTAGTCCACCTCATTAGAGGCACAGTAGGTCAACTGGAAAGTGAGGGAGGTTAGAATAATGGCGTGAACACAACCACCCATCCAGGTCCCTGTGGCCAAGATGGAGCAGACCCTGTGGTTCATGATGACCATGTATCTCAAAGGATAACATATGGCAACaaagcggtcataggccatcactgTGTACAAGAAACACTCAGTGCAGCCCAGGAAATGATAGAAGAAGAGCTGGGACACACAGCCCTGAAAAGAGATACCTTGACTCTGCCCTGAAAGGTATAACAGCATCTTGGGAACAGTTGTTGAAGAGAAACCCAGGTCGAACATGGAAAGATTTCCCAAGAAAAAATACATAGGAGTGTGCAGCCGAGAGGAAGAGACGATAGCTGTAAGGATGAGCACATTTCCCAACAGAGTGCATAAGTATAACGAGGAGAACAGGAAAAAGAGGACAGTCTCTAGGCCCTCTGTCTCAGGGATTCCCAACAGGATGAATTCTGTCACCAATGtgtgatttctcatttttatggaGGAATCAACTCTTGGGTGTCTGTGGAAAGAAATCTGTGGTTAAATTTAATATGTATGTAAATCAACTGTGTTTAATTCAATGAAGTGGAAAAGGAGCCAAAGGATCCAGATGTTTACAGAGTAGTGCTTGATCTGCCTGCTTCTATCTCCATATTGGGTATCTTTCTGTAGGAGCAGTTTCTATTTGGATGCCCCTTACTACAGTCTCACCAAGAAGCCCTATCTGACTAGTCTTCCACTACTCATGTATGCTACCCAATTGCTTTGATTCCTAGTGCTACTTTGTGATTCTAAGAGGACAACTATGAAGACTCAATGTCTTTGTCACAAACGAGGTCCCATCCAAGTTTCTTATATTCATCTAAGACAATTTGGTCACATTAGCTCTCCAAAAATCATTTATGAACTGATAAGTCATACGTACAAAAGATACAGAATTTTTCCCACATCATCTCCTTAGGTATGAGGTCAACAATGGGAAACTATCCCAAAGAAGGTCTCAAATAGCTCTTCATGAAGCCAAGATTATATGAACAGGCTCCGTGTGCTCTAGGTTTTAGAGCATGTAACTGGTAGTCACCAATCCAGTCTCCAGAGTCTATAATTGTCTAATCAGACCCCCGTTAAGGAATAGCCTAATTTTATGGCAGCAGAAGGCACAGGGGTGATCGTTAGAAGTTCCTATCcaatttccatatttaaaaaaactctGATATCTTTTTCAACTTTTCAACTTGTTTTAACTTTTCCAATACAGTGAGATCTTTAAGTTATAGATCAACTTGTGAATGCTGTTGCCTAAGCCCTttacctacctatctatcatctactttttaattttttggtgattgtgaggggagagaaagagtgagagccaaaataagagaaataaagggaaaactcTGGGCACTTACATGGCAAATGGGGAATATAACTGGCTGGTGCTACTGAATGCACTCCATTGAAGGAAGGAGCCCTCCTCTGCTAAACCGTCATCTGCTTAGAGTTTGCAGGTGGATATCCTGAATTCTTCTCTTCTCAGTCACTTCCAATAGAGAAtgtcacagacctaaatgtgctTTAACTCCCTGATAGACTTCTCTCTGACTCTAGGAATTGCTATCATTCCCAAATACAGGCAATTTTAAATAGCTTTGTCTTCCTTTGGGTATTAATCCCTCAAGTCTGGGACCCTATTGAACAGAAGAGCAATTAGCTACTTAGACTAATTGGACCTTAGagatggggtggggcagggaagaaAAGTTACTAAAGGTGAAATCTTTCATGATTTCCATTGTAAAACATACTTCAGTGgaataagaattataaaaaattcatttggtgCATGTATtacacattttacatttacatttatgtatttccTACTCTTTCATGTGTATGTGTTATTGTAATAAAcaaattatgttattttcttgCACTGTATGAAAGGATTGACTGAGTGCAAACAACAGCAACTGGAGTAACCTAGAGAATAAAATCAATGAGTGAAAAACTAGCCTCATGGAAGTGTGGAACTAGGGTAGCTCCAGGGCCCTCAGCAGTAGGAATTTGTGGAGCAGCCCCCGGGGAATCACCACCAGATGATTCAACCTCAGCTGCCTTTTGCTTGCACATGCTTCAGCTCCAGATTCAAATCTGATTTCCTTGGCTGGGTCACATGCTTACCTCTGTGGCCAGGGTACAGAGTACAGTGAAATGGAGATGAGCAGTTCtccaaagggtagtggaaaggctTATTGCCAGGAAATAGGGGGAAGAAGCATGCTAAGAGGCTAAGAGAAAGTTTAGCTATCACTCGAAGCATCTGTCTCGTACCACTTGGCATTTGTTCAAGCTTCCAAGTTAAATGCCTTTATATGCTAGAAGTATTTTTTTGGCGGGGGTAGGGGGTGGCTTACCAAATTCCTCATTAAAtgctttcattcatttgcttatttgcgCATACATGATTCATTTATTCCAACAAATACCAGTTATGACAGGCAGGGCATCAATTATTGGAAATCCAGAAAGGTCAGGGAAGGAGTGGTCAGATATAGACCTTCTGCTCAAAAAACTTAAGCGTCTGAGAGACAGTGTTTTATTTAAACCTCATAAAACTCTGATGAGTCTTCTACGGATGAGGAAAGTTAGGATCAAAaaacaaatcatgaaaaaaaaacaaatcatgaaGCTCGCCATATAATTTTTGATCTTCAAGATTCAGTGTTTAAGAAGTGTTTAAGTAGATACAGTATTCCACATACTTCTGAAATTTCGATGTGAAAAGTAAACTTAGTGTCTTTTTTTGCACATCTACCTAATGGTAAAAGGGTGTAAAAGTTCACAATTCTACTATTCTGTTAATTCTTGTCTTTGATGTTTTGAGGCATGACAACTGCCTTGAAAAAGTAATGTGTACAAATAGAaaagatggtttaaaaaaaagatggtaaataTGCCTTTGAGTAGGAAGTGAAATACCATTAAATTTGTCTTGGTCTGGTAACAATTTATTCAGGGAAGACATACGCCATGGACTGTCATAGATATCCAACCCAAACATTGAGAATCAAGATGATCTTGTGATAAATTAATATCACAATCACAGTGAAAACACAAATAGTCTACATTCCCAAAAGGTCAGCTGCTTTCAGTGATGATACCTATTACAGAATGGTGATCAGATCTCAATAGGACAGACTTTCATAGAATAACTTAggaagttttcttatttttcctccaGAAAGTGTAAAGATGTTCTAGAATTATCATAAGCCACAAAAGTATAATTGCAAGTTGTATTTcttctgcattgttttttttttaaagattttatttatttatttattcatagacacagagagagaggcagagacacaggcagagggagaagcaggctccatgccgggagcctaacgtgggactccatccggagtctataggatcacaccccaggctgtgccaaactgctgcgccaccggggctgcccttttatcTGCATTGTTAAgcaaaatttctatttggtttttattttaatagattgttatttaagctactaaattttgTGGTTGCATTTTGCGTAGCAATAAATAACATTAATTCTTGGCCTTGAGGCTACATCTGTAAAAGCAGCTTTTATTCttctttgcttgtttattttgttgtttgcttttaaaacatttttttgtttgaattccagttaggtaatatacagtgtagtattagtttcaggtgtccaaaATAGTGACTttacacttccatacatcacctggttctcatcacaagtgccctccttaatccccattgctgattttgcccatcccctcaccccactctctctggtaaccatcagtttattctctatagttatgagtctgtttcttggtttgcctctccctctctctaggaTAGAACCTAGCAGTTGGGTAGTAGTCTATGTGCTAAGCCTATAAAAACAGTCATTCCAATAGGGCATGAGAGCAACcccaataaagaaaattaataggaTTGCTAGCAAACACTTGAGATAGGTAACCATGAATGTATAGTATTGCTAAACTGCCtggtttgtgatttttctctaagAAAGCCTAACAGGATGGTTTTAGGAATGGAGCAAGTAGGTGGGATCACTGAAGACTGGGTAGGAAGACATGATGGAGGGAAGGGTCTGAGTACTTTGGaactatttataataataataataataaatctaaacTAATAAGAAGCTAAGACAAGAAATGTTGACAGGAGGAAAGAAAGTGACGTAAACAAATGAGAAGTTTCAATGACGTCATTTATTAATTCCCCCCAAATTTAGTAGCAGCTGCAGTGATGTGCTAAAACTGCtaagttctggggcacctgggtggctcagctggttaagcgtctgattttggctcaagtcatgatcctcaCTCGATCCCATATGGAGTCCTGAGATCATCCCATATcgagtcctgagatcaaacctcGTGTCTGGccacctgctcagcagggagtctgttttccctctgcccctcccccccactcattttttttctctctctctctctctttctcaaatgaatgaaaaacataaaaataaaaaataaaactactatgtCCTGGTGAACAGGGATTGTCCTTGGTCTCTGCCCTCAGAGACCTTACAGTCtagtaaaagaagaaagacattaaCCAACTAATCATACAtaacataattatttaataagGCAAATGCTAGGAAGAAAAGTTCAATGGATTGAAAAGTGATAATGGGAGAGTATTTGTGTTCGCTCACGTTCCTCCTTCCTGTCAGTAAACATGTGTGCACATTAGGATTTGTAGCGAGGTGATGCTCCCTGAAGGTTGGGGAGGACTTCCTTGGGAAAATGTTATCTGAGCCGAGACCTGAAGAGTGAGTAAAGGTGCAGGAAGGGGAATTCTAGGTGGGGGGCAAAGCACATGCAAAGGCTTTGAGCCCATTTGAGAAACtcaaggaaagagaggaaaagaactgTGAGATCAGGCTTTAGAGGCCGAATGGGAAATGATTACCAGGGCCTGGCCTGTCACTGTAAAGACGACGGAAGGTTTCTATGAGGAGCTTTAAGAAACAGCAAGAGGGTTTTCAGCAGGATTGCATTTGAGTTTTATGGGAGTGAGGGAATATGAGGAGATAATCCCAGCTATTGAAGTGAGCGAGAAT contains:
- the LOC144305770 gene encoding putative olfactory receptor 10D4 yields the protein MRNHTLVTEFILLGIPETEGLETVLFFLFSSLYLCTLLGNVLILTAIVSSSRLHTPMYFFLGNLSMFDLGFSSTTVPKMLLYLSGQSQGISFQGCVSQLFFYHFLGCTECFLYTVMAYDRFVAICYPLRYMVIMNHRVCSILATGTWMGGCVHAIILTSLTFQLTYCASNEVDYYFCDIPAVLPLACGDTSLAQRVGFTNVGLLSLICFFLILVSYTHIGISISKIRSAEGRQRAFSTCSAHITAILCAYGPVIIIYLQPNPSALLGAIIQILNNLVTPMLNPLIYSLRNKDVKSALRNVFHKRGFAVENK